Proteins found in one Angustibacter sp. Root456 genomic segment:
- the pyrF gene encoding orotidine-5'-phosphate decarboxylase yields MEPFGARLRAAMAQRGPLCVGIDPHPQLLSAWQLADDADGLERFALTCVEALAEVVAVLKPQSAFFERHGARGVAVLERVLHEARAAGALVILDAKRGDIGSTMTAYAQAYLDQQRPLAADALTVSPYLGYESLRPAIDLAHEQGAGLFVLGLTSNAEGRLVQHARGDDGQAVAAQVVDAVRADNAAADDLGSVGLVVGATVGDAVAELGIDLAASRAPLLAPGIGAQGAGPVELRAVFGDARSNVLPSSSREVLSAGPSVTGLRDAAARTLDSCSRALA; encoded by the coding sequence ATGGAGCCCTTCGGAGCGCGCCTTCGGGCAGCGATGGCGCAGCGCGGCCCGCTGTGCGTAGGGATCGACCCGCACCCGCAGCTGCTGAGCGCCTGGCAGCTCGCAGACGACGCTGACGGGCTCGAGCGGTTCGCCCTCACGTGCGTCGAGGCGCTGGCGGAGGTCGTGGCGGTGCTCAAGCCCCAGTCGGCGTTCTTCGAGCGCCATGGTGCGCGCGGGGTCGCCGTCCTGGAGCGCGTGCTGCACGAGGCGCGGGCCGCAGGTGCGCTCGTCATCCTGGACGCCAAGCGCGGAGACATCGGCTCCACCATGACGGCCTACGCGCAGGCCTACCTCGACCAGCAGCGACCGCTGGCAGCCGACGCCCTCACGGTGAGCCCGTACCTCGGCTACGAGTCCCTGCGTCCAGCGATCGACCTCGCTCATGAGCAGGGGGCTGGGCTCTTCGTGCTCGGCCTGACGTCGAACGCCGAGGGCCGACTGGTGCAACACGCACGCGGTGACGACGGCCAAGCCGTTGCGGCGCAAGTGGTTGATGCGGTGAGAGCCGACAACGCTGCTGCCGACGACCTCGGCTCGGTGGGCCTCGTGGTCGGTGCGACGGTCGGTGACGCGGTCGCAGAGCTGGGAATCGACCTGGCCGCGAGCCGTGCGCCGCTGCTGGCTCCGGGCATCGGTGCGCAGGGCGCGGGCCCCGTGGAGCTGCGCGCCGTGTTCGGCGACGCCCGCTCCAACGTGCTGCCGTCGTCGTCACGGGAGGTGCTCAGCGCGGGGCCGTCCGTGACCGGTCTGCGCGACGCTGCGGCGCGCACGCTCGACAGCTGCTCGCGCGCCCTCGCCTGA
- a CDS encoding dihydroorotate dehydrogenase electron transfer subunit has product MSEQRPGPVQVRGEILASRKVGDYRHLTLLAPGVAESARPGHFVALTVGGEPTSMLLRRSFSIHKVSPTGVYGGTVDVVVADAGRGTHWLTSQPVGTPIDVVGPVGRAFPLPKEPVSCVLVGGGYGTAPLFWLAEALRERGCRVDLVLGAATESRLFGVVEARRVASTATITTDDGSVGTRGQVTAVLPEVIERADASVVYACGPMGMLRAVTQVATAHGAVAQVAVEEAMACGVGICMTCVMPVEGSDGRTRMVRSCVEGPVFRGDRVRWESWVDGIGQVPDDCVGAVAMKGH; this is encoded by the coding sequence ATGAGCGAGCAGCGGCCCGGGCCGGTGCAGGTGCGTGGCGAGATCCTGGCCTCGCGCAAGGTCGGCGACTACCGGCACCTGACCCTGCTCGCACCCGGCGTCGCGGAGTCCGCCCGCCCGGGCCACTTCGTCGCGCTCACGGTGGGCGGCGAGCCGACGAGCATGCTGCTGCGCCGGTCGTTCTCGATCCACAAGGTCTCACCCACCGGCGTGTACGGCGGCACCGTCGACGTGGTGGTCGCCGACGCCGGCCGCGGCACCCACTGGCTCACCAGCCAGCCCGTCGGTACGCCCATCGACGTCGTGGGGCCGGTCGGCCGCGCCTTCCCGCTGCCGAAGGAGCCGGTCAGCTGCGTGCTGGTCGGCGGTGGCTACGGCACCGCGCCGCTGTTCTGGCTCGCGGAGGCGTTGCGCGAGAGGGGTTGCCGGGTCGACCTCGTGCTCGGTGCCGCCACCGAGTCGCGCCTGTTCGGTGTGGTCGAGGCCCGTCGCGTGGCGAGCACCGCCACGATCACCACGGACGACGGCAGCGTCGGCACCCGCGGCCAGGTCACCGCCGTGCTGCCGGAGGTGATCGAGCGTGCCGACGCCTCGGTGGTCTACGCGTGCGGACCGATGGGCATGCTGCGCGCGGTGACGCAGGTCGCGACGGCGCACGGCGCGGTGGCGCAGGTCGCCGTCGAGGAGGCCATGGCCTGCGGCGTCGGGATCTGCATGACCTGCGTGATGCCGGTCGAGGGCAGCGACGGCCGGACCCGCATGGTGCGCTCGTGCGTCGAGGGCCCGGTGTTCCGCGGCGACCGCGTGCGCTGGGAGTCGTGGGTCGACGGCATCGGCCAGGTGCCCGACGACTGCGTGGGCGCGGTCGCGATGAAGGGGCACTGA
- the rpoZ gene encoding DNA-directed RNA polymerase subunit omega, protein MSRTTAVPEGITNPPIDDLLKAADSKYALVIYGAKRARQINAYYSQLGEGLLEYVGPLVETHVHEKPLSIALREINEGLLTSEPIEG, encoded by the coding sequence GTGTCGCGCACCACCGCAGTCCCCGAGGGCATCACGAACCCGCCGATCGACGACCTGCTGAAGGCCGCCGACTCCAAGTACGCGCTGGTCATCTACGGCGCCAAGCGCGCTCGTCAGATCAACGCGTACTACTCCCAGCTCGGCGAGGGCCTGCTCGAGTACGTCGGCCCGCTCGTCGAGACCCACGTGCACGAGAAGCCGCTCAGCATCGCCCTGCGCGAGATCAACGAGGGCCTGCTGACCTCTGAGCCCATCGAGGGCTGA
- the coaBC gene encoding bifunctional phosphopantothenoylcysteine decarboxylase/phosphopantothenate--cysteine ligase CoaBC, with protein sequence MSEQASTAPRVVLGVGGGIAAYKVAHLLRLLTESGHAVRVVPTRAALEFVGAPTWAALSGQPVATEVWDDVHEVPHVRLGREADLVVAAPATADLLARAAHGLADDLLTNTLLTARCPVLMAPAMHTEMWDHPATRANVQTLRARGVVVLDPASGRLTGADTGPGRLPEPDEIFAACTDLLARGAWTRDLAGRTVVVSAGGTREPLDPVRFLGNRSSGKQGLALARVAAARGADVVLVSASALPAPAGVRHVPVETAQQLRDAVVDAAVDADVVVMAAAVADFRPSEVSGHKIKKSDDGGAPTVELVRNPDVLAELSAQRSRPGQVVVGFAAETGDPGADVLTHARAKLARKGCDLLVVNEVGVDKTFGADTSSAVILDRDGGEHVVSEGPKSALAHAVWDAVVDRLPAPSR encoded by the coding sequence CTGAGCGAGCAGGCGAGCACCGCGCCCCGCGTGGTGCTCGGCGTGGGCGGCGGCATCGCCGCCTACAAGGTCGCCCACCTGCTGCGCCTGCTCACCGAGAGCGGGCACGCGGTGCGGGTCGTGCCGACGCGTGCGGCGCTCGAGTTCGTCGGCGCGCCCACCTGGGCCGCGCTGTCGGGCCAGCCGGTGGCCACGGAGGTGTGGGACGACGTCCACGAGGTGCCGCACGTGCGGCTGGGGCGTGAGGCCGACCTCGTCGTCGCCGCGCCCGCCACCGCCGACCTGCTCGCGCGCGCGGCGCACGGGCTGGCTGACGACCTGCTCACGAACACCTTGCTCACCGCGCGCTGCCCGGTGCTCATGGCCCCTGCCATGCACACCGAGATGTGGGACCACCCCGCCACGCGCGCCAACGTCCAGACGCTGCGGGCGCGCGGGGTCGTCGTCCTCGACCCGGCGTCCGGGCGGCTCACCGGCGCCGACACCGGCCCCGGGCGCCTGCCCGAGCCCGACGAGATCTTCGCGGCCTGCACCGACCTGCTGGCGCGCGGTGCGTGGACGCGCGACCTCGCTGGGCGAACGGTCGTCGTCTCCGCCGGGGGGACGCGCGAGCCGCTCGACCCCGTGCGGTTCCTCGGCAACCGCTCGTCGGGCAAGCAAGGACTCGCCCTCGCGCGCGTCGCCGCAGCCCGCGGTGCCGACGTCGTCCTCGTGAGCGCCTCGGCGCTGCCGGCGCCCGCGGGAGTGCGCCACGTGCCCGTCGAGACGGCGCAGCAGCTGCGTGATGCCGTCGTCGATGCGGCCGTGGACGCCGACGTCGTCGTGATGGCCGCGGCCGTGGCGGACTTCCGCCCGTCCGAGGTGAGCGGCCACAAGATCAAGAAGTCCGACGACGGCGGGGCACCCACCGTCGAGCTCGTGCGCAACCCCGACGTGCTGGCCGAGCTGTCGGCGCAGCGGTCTCGTCCGGGGCAGGTCGTCGTCGGCTTCGCCGCCGAGACCGGTGACCCGGGCGCCGACGTCCTCACCCACGCGCGCGCCAAGCTGGCGCGCAAGGGCTGTGACCTGTTGGTGGTCAACGAGGTCGGCGTCGACAAGACCTTCGGCGCCGACACCAGCAGCGCCGTGATCCTCGATCGGGACGGCGGGGAGCACGTCGTGTCCGAGGGTCCGAAGTCCGCACTCGCCCACGCCGTCTGGGATGCGGTCGTCGACCGCCTGCCCGCACCGTCCCGATAG
- a CDS encoding dihydroorotate dehydrogenase produces MTTTGTTAATPTVDMTTAIGSLRLPNPLMTASGCAAAGRELHQFFDVSELGAVVTKSVMTQPRSGRPTPRMAETPSGMLNSIGLQGPGIDAFLEHDLPWLRSVGARAVVSIAGSTVEEFRGLAERLVGQPGLAAIEVNISCPNVANRGLVFACQAAPSSAVIEAVREVTPADVPLLAKLSPDVTDIVEIAAACVDAGADGLTMINTLLGISIDVDRMRPRLAGLTGGLSGPAVRPVAVRCIWQVHSAMRAGRLRQVPIVGVGGVASGSDALELVLAGAAGVQVGTVAFHDPSAPLRVRDELAEALGQRGFTSFVDAVGYAHRVQAGEV; encoded by the coding sequence ATGACCACCACCGGGACGACGGCCGCCACCCCGACGGTCGACATGACCACCGCGATCGGCTCGCTGCGGCTGCCGAACCCGCTCATGACGGCGTCCGGCTGCGCCGCCGCGGGCCGCGAGCTGCACCAGTTCTTCGACGTCTCCGAGCTCGGCGCGGTCGTGACCAAGTCGGTGATGACCCAGCCGCGTTCCGGGCGCCCGACCCCGCGCATGGCCGAGACGCCCAGCGGGATGCTGAACTCCATCGGGCTGCAGGGCCCGGGGATCGACGCGTTCCTCGAGCACGACCTGCCCTGGCTGCGGTCCGTCGGTGCACGCGCCGTGGTGTCCATCGCGGGCAGCACCGTCGAGGAGTTCCGCGGCCTCGCCGAGCGACTCGTGGGGCAGCCGGGGCTCGCGGCGATCGAGGTCAACATCTCCTGCCCCAACGTCGCCAACCGCGGCCTGGTGTTCGCCTGCCAGGCCGCGCCGTCGTCGGCGGTGATCGAGGCGGTGCGCGAGGTGACGCCGGCTGACGTGCCGCTGCTCGCGAAGCTCTCACCCGACGTCACCGACATCGTCGAGATCGCCGCGGCGTGCGTCGATGCCGGCGCGGACGGCCTCACGATGATCAACACGCTGCTCGGCATCTCGATCGACGTCGACCGGATGCGCCCGCGCTTGGCCGGGCTGACGGGCGGCCTCTCGGGCCCGGCCGTGCGTCCCGTTGCGGTGCGGTGCATCTGGCAGGTGCACTCGGCGATGCGCGCCGGGCGGCTGCGACAGGTGCCCATCGTCGGCGTGGGCGGCGTCGCCAGCGGCTCGGACGCGCTCGAGCTCGTGCTGGCGGGTGCGGCCGGCGTCCAGGTGGGCACGGTCGCCTTCCACGACCCGAGCGCGCCGCTGCGCGTCCGCGACGAGCTCGCAGAAGCGTTGGGGCAGCGAGGTTTCACGTCATTCGTCGACGCCGTCGGATACGCCCACCGAGTGCAGGCAGGAGAAGTGTGA
- the mihF gene encoding integration host factor, actinobacterial type — protein sequence MALPSLTPEQRQAALEKAAAARRERAAVKNRLKHAQGSLAEVVREGQTNEVIGKMKVSALLEAMPGVGKVRARQIMDELAISESRRVRGLGAKQVSALVARFPGQ from the coding sequence GTGGCCTTGCCCTCCCTGACCCCGGAGCAGCGTCAGGCTGCGCTCGAGAAGGCTGCGGCGGCACGCCGCGAACGGGCCGCGGTGAAGAACCGGCTGAAGCACGCGCAGGGCTCGCTGGCTGAGGTCGTCCGCGAGGGCCAGACCAACGAGGTCATCGGCAAGATGAAGGTGTCGGCCCTGCTCGAGGCCATGCCGGGCGTCGGCAAGGTCCGAGCGCGCCAGATCATGGACGAGCTCGCCATCTCCGAGAGCCGCCGGGTGCGCGGGCTCGGCGCCAAGCAGGTGTCCGCCCTGGTCGCTCGCTTCCCCGGTCAGTGA
- the metK gene encoding methionine adenosyltransferase, whose amino-acid sequence MSSLRLFTSESVTEGHPDKICDQISDSILDAMLAEDPRSRVAVETMVTTGLVHVAGEVTTSSYVDIPRIVRDTVLGIGYDSSTKGFDGNSCGVEVSIGAQSPDIAQGVDDAYERRAEGGVDPLDAQGAGDQGLMFGYASDDTPELMPLPIYLAHRLSEQLTRARKNGELPYLRPDGKTQVTIGYDGERAVQLETVVLSTQHAADISLDGMLTPDIEAHVVKPVLSALDVDLDTSGTRLLVNPTGRFEIGGPMGDAGLTGRKIIVDTYGGMARHGGGAFSGKDPSKVDRSAAYAMRWVAKNVVAAGLARRCEVQVAYAIGKAHPVGLYVETFGTETADPAKITAAITEVFDLRPAAIIRDLDLLRPIYARTAAYGHFGRTDDQGGFTWERTDRVEALRSAVSA is encoded by the coding sequence GTGTCGTCCCTTCGCCTGTTCACGTCCGAGTCGGTCACCGAAGGTCACCCCGACAAGATCTGCGACCAGATCAGCGACTCCATCCTCGACGCGATGCTCGCGGAGGACCCGCGCAGCCGCGTCGCCGTCGAGACGATGGTCACCACGGGTCTGGTGCACGTCGCCGGTGAGGTGACGACGTCGTCGTACGTCGACATCCCGCGGATCGTGCGCGACACGGTGCTCGGCATCGGCTACGACTCCTCCACCAAGGGCTTCGACGGCAACTCCTGCGGTGTCGAGGTCTCGATCGGTGCGCAGTCGCCCGACATCGCCCAGGGCGTGGACGACGCCTACGAGCGCCGCGCCGAAGGTGGCGTCGACCCGCTGGACGCGCAGGGCGCCGGCGACCAGGGCCTGATGTTCGGCTACGCCAGCGACGACACACCCGAGCTGATGCCGCTGCCGATCTACTTGGCGCACCGGCTGTCCGAGCAGCTCACTCGGGCGCGCAAGAACGGCGAGCTGCCGTACCTGCGCCCGGACGGCAAGACCCAGGTCACGATCGGCTACGACGGTGAGCGCGCCGTCCAGCTCGAGACCGTCGTGCTGTCGACCCAGCACGCGGCCGACATCTCCCTCGACGGCATGCTGACCCCCGACATCGAGGCGCACGTGGTCAAGCCCGTGCTCTCCGCGCTCGACGTCGACCTCGACACCTCCGGTACGCGACTGCTCGTCAACCCCACGGGTCGCTTCGAGATCGGCGGCCCGATGGGCGATGCCGGCCTCACCGGGCGCAAGATCATCGTCGACACCTACGGCGGCATGGCTCGGCACGGCGGTGGCGCCTTCAGCGGCAAGGACCCGTCGAAGGTCGACCGCTCGGCGGCGTACGCCATGCGCTGGGTGGCCAAGAACGTCGTGGCTGCGGGTCTGGCCCGCCGGTGCGAGGTGCAGGTCGCCTACGCGATCGGCAAGGCCCACCCGGTGGGCCTGTACGTCGAGACGTTCGGCACCGAGACCGCCGACCCGGCGAAGATCACCGCGGCCATCACCGAGGTGTTCGACCTGCGTCCGGCCGCGATCATCCGCGACCTCGACCTGCTGCGTCCGATCTACGCTCGCACCGCGGCGTACGGCCACTTCGGCCGCACCGACGACCAGGGTGGCTTCACGTGGGAGCGCACCGACCGCGTCGAGGCCCTGCGCTCAGCCGTCTCCGCCTGA
- the gmk gene encoding guanylate kinase: protein MSGVPDAASTASSQDVLRRLTVLAGPTAVGKGTVSAFVRERYPQVWLSVSATTRPPRPGEVDGVHYRFVDDATFDAMVAAGEMLEWAVVHGRHRYGTPRGPVEQALREGRAALLEIDLQGARQVRATMPEARFVFLAPPSWDELVRRLVGRGTETEAERERRLTTAREELAAESEFDVTIVNDDVARASAALVREMGLAV, encoded by the coding sequence GTGAGCGGCGTCCCCGACGCTGCGTCGACGGCCTCGTCGCAGGACGTGCTGCGGCGGCTCACGGTGCTCGCCGGGCCCACGGCGGTCGGCAAGGGCACGGTGTCGGCGTTCGTGCGCGAGCGCTACCCGCAGGTGTGGCTCTCGGTGTCGGCCACCACGCGGCCACCCCGCCCCGGCGAGGTCGACGGCGTGCACTACCGCTTCGTCGACGACGCCACCTTCGACGCCATGGTGGCGGCGGGGGAGATGCTCGAGTGGGCCGTGGTGCACGGACGGCACCGCTACGGCACCCCGCGCGGGCCGGTCGAGCAGGCGCTGCGCGAGGGGCGGGCGGCGCTGCTCGAGATCGACCTGCAGGGCGCGCGTCAGGTGCGGGCCACGATGCCCGAGGCGCGGTTCGTGTTCCTCGCCCCGCCCAGCTGGGACGAGCTGGTGCGCCGGCTCGTCGGGCGCGGCACCGAGACCGAGGCCGAGCGCGAGCGCCGGCTGACCACCGCCCGCGAGGAGCTCGCGGCGGAGTCGGAGTTCGACGTGACGATCGTCAACGACGACGTCGCGCGGGCCAGTGCGGCGCTCGTGCGAGAGATGGGGCTCGCTGTCTGA
- the carB gene encoding carbamoyl-phosphate synthase large subunit, translating to MPRRTDISSVLVIGSGPIVIGQACEFDYSGTQACRVLKAEGLRVILVNSNPATIMTDPEFADATYVEPITPDVVEAIIAKERPDAVLATLGGQTALNTAIALHERGVLEKYGCPLIGANVEAIQLGEDRQAFKGVVERCGAESARSAIAHTMDECLEIAADLGYPLVVRPSFTMGGLGSGFAYDEVDLRRIAGAGLHASPTTEVLLEESILGWKEYELELMRDKHDNVVVVCSIENLDPMGVHTGDSITVAPAMTLTDREYQRLRDIGIAVIREVGVDTGGCNIQFAVNPADGRIIVIEMNPRVSRSSALASKATGFPIAKIAAKLAVGYTLDEVPNDITQQTPASFEPALDYVVVKVPRFAFEKFPAADPTLTTTMKSVGEAMAIGRNFTEALQKALRSVERKGSSFHWDGAPGDARALLEAARQPTDGRLLLVQQAMRAGASVEEAHDATGIDPWFLDQIELINGLAVEIADAGELTPALLRRAKRHGFSDAQIGVLRSMPEPVVRGVRHALGIRPVYKTVDTCAAEFAAHTPYHYSAYDSETEVEPRERPAVIILGSGPNRIGQGVEFDYSCVHASFALRDAGFETVMINCNPETVSTDYDTSDRLYFEPLTLEDVLEVVHAEQQAGPVVGVIVQLGGQTPLGLAQSLADAGVPIVGTSPAAIHLAEDRGAFGRVLQEAGLPAPRHGTAYSAQEAVEVAREIGYPVLVRPSYVLGGRGMEIVYDDETLGAYVERATHASPEHPVLVDRFLDDAIEIDVDALYDGHELYLGAVMEHIEEAGIHSGDSACVLPPVTLGHSEIERVRASTEAIARGVGVRGLLNVQFALAADVLYVLEANPRASRTVPFVSKATAVPLAKAAARIMLGATIADLRAEGLLTASGDGTHLPAGAPVSVKEAVLPFKRFVTREGLVVDTVLGPEMRSTGEVMGIDDDFGTAFAKSQAAAYGGLPDRGTVFVSVANRDKRAMIFPVKRLVDLGFTVLATEGTAEVLRRNGVQSTVVRKHSQGPADGEGTIVQRILAGEVDMVVNTPSGRDARADGYEIRAATTSMDRPIITTVQQLAAAVQGIESARATTISVRSLQEHAQHLAQLR from the coding sequence ATGCCACGCCGCACCGACATCTCCTCGGTCCTCGTCATCGGGTCGGGGCCCATCGTCATCGGCCAGGCGTGCGAGTTCGACTACTCGGGCACTCAGGCCTGTCGCGTCCTGAAGGCGGAGGGCCTGCGCGTCATCCTGGTGAACTCCAACCCGGCGACGATCATGACCGACCCCGAGTTCGCCGACGCCACGTACGTCGAGCCGATCACCCCCGACGTCGTCGAGGCCATCATCGCCAAGGAGCGCCCGGACGCCGTACTGGCGACTCTGGGCGGCCAGACCGCGCTCAACACCGCGATCGCCCTGCACGAGCGCGGAGTGCTCGAGAAGTACGGCTGCCCGCTGATCGGCGCCAACGTCGAGGCGATCCAGCTCGGTGAGGACCGCCAGGCGTTCAAGGGCGTCGTCGAGCGGTGCGGCGCGGAGTCGGCCCGCAGCGCCATCGCGCACACGATGGACGAGTGCCTCGAGATCGCGGCCGACCTCGGCTACCCCCTCGTCGTTCGGCCGTCGTTCACGATGGGCGGTCTGGGCTCGGGCTTCGCGTACGACGAGGTCGACCTGCGGCGCATCGCCGGCGCCGGGCTGCATGCCTCACCCACCACCGAGGTGCTCCTGGAGGAGTCGATCCTGGGGTGGAAGGAGTACGAGCTCGAGCTGATGCGCGACAAGCACGACAACGTCGTGGTCGTCTGCTCGATCGAGAACCTCGACCCGATGGGCGTGCACACCGGTGACTCCATCACCGTGGCTCCCGCGATGACCCTCACCGACCGCGAGTACCAGCGGCTGCGCGACATCGGGATCGCCGTCATCCGCGAGGTGGGCGTCGACACCGGCGGCTGCAACATCCAGTTCGCGGTCAACCCGGCTGACGGCCGGATCATCGTCATCGAGATGAACCCGCGCGTCTCGCGCTCGTCGGCGCTCGCCAGCAAGGCCACCGGCTTCCCGATCGCCAAGATCGCCGCGAAGCTCGCCGTCGGGTACACGCTCGACGAGGTGCCCAACGACATCACGCAGCAGACGCCGGCGTCCTTCGAGCCGGCGCTCGACTACGTCGTGGTGAAGGTGCCGCGCTTCGCGTTCGAGAAGTTCCCGGCCGCTGACCCGACGCTCACCACCACGATGAAGTCGGTGGGCGAGGCCATGGCGATCGGCCGCAACTTCACCGAGGCGCTGCAGAAGGCGCTGCGGTCGGTGGAGCGCAAGGGCTCCTCGTTCCACTGGGACGGCGCGCCCGGAGACGCGCGGGCGCTCTTGGAGGCGGCCCGGCAGCCCACCGACGGGCGGCTGCTGCTCGTGCAGCAGGCCATGCGCGCCGGTGCCAGCGTCGAGGAAGCCCACGACGCGACGGGGATCGACCCGTGGTTCCTCGACCAGATCGAGCTCATCAACGGGCTCGCCGTCGAGATCGCCGATGCTGGCGAGCTGACGCCCGCGCTGCTGCGGCGCGCGAAGCGGCACGGGTTCAGCGACGCGCAGATCGGCGTGCTGCGGTCGATGCCGGAGCCGGTGGTGCGCGGTGTGCGTCACGCGCTGGGCATCCGGCCGGTGTACAAGACGGTCGACACCTGTGCTGCCGAGTTCGCAGCCCACACGCCGTACCACTACTCGGCCTACGACAGCGAGACCGAGGTGGAACCGCGCGAGCGGCCCGCGGTGATCATCCTCGGCTCCGGCCCGAACCGCATCGGCCAGGGCGTGGAGTTCGACTACTCCTGCGTGCACGCCAGCTTCGCCCTGCGCGACGCCGGTTTCGAGACCGTGATGATCAACTGCAACCCCGAGACGGTGTCGACGGACTACGACACCTCCGACCGCCTCTACTTCGAGCCGCTCACGCTCGAGGACGTGCTCGAGGTGGTGCACGCGGAGCAGCAGGCCGGCCCCGTCGTCGGCGTCATCGTGCAGCTCGGCGGCCAGACACCGCTCGGGCTGGCGCAGTCACTGGCCGACGCCGGTGTGCCGATCGTCGGCACCAGCCCGGCGGCGATCCACCTCGCCGAGGACCGCGGCGCCTTCGGCCGCGTGCTGCAGGAGGCCGGCCTGCCGGCGCCGCGGCACGGCACGGCGTACTCGGCGCAGGAGGCCGTCGAGGTCGCCCGCGAGATCGGCTACCCGGTGCTGGTGCGCCCGTCGTACGTGCTCGGTGGTCGGGGTATGGAGATCGTGTACGACGACGAGACCCTCGGCGCCTACGTCGAGCGGGCCACGCACGCCTCGCCGGAGCACCCGGTGCTGGTCGACCGGTTCCTCGACGACGCGATCGAGATCGACGTGGACGCCCTCTACGACGGTCACGAGCTGTACCTGGGCGCCGTCATGGAGCACATCGAGGAGGCGGGCATCCACTCGGGCGACTCCGCCTGCGTGCTACCGCCCGTCACGTTGGGGCACAGCGAGATCGAGCGCGTGCGAGCCTCCACTGAGGCCATCGCGCGAGGCGTCGGCGTGCGCGGGCTGCTCAACGTGCAGTTCGCCCTCGCGGCCGACGTCCTGTACGTCCTCGAGGCCAACCCGCGGGCCAGCCGCACCGTGCCGTTCGTCAGCAAGGCGACGGCCGTGCCCCTGGCCAAGGCGGCAGCCCGGATCATGCTCGGCGCGACCATCGCCGACCTGCGTGCCGAGGGCCTGCTGACGGCGTCGGGCGACGGCACGCACCTCCCGGCGGGCGCACCGGTGTCGGTGAAGGAGGCCGTGCTGCCGTTCAAGCGCTTCGTGACCCGGGAGGGCCTGGTCGTCGACACGGTGCTCGGGCCCGAGATGCGCTCGACCGGTGAGGTCATGGGCATCGACGACGACTTCGGCACCGCCTTCGCCAAGAGCCAGGCGGCGGCCTACGGCGGCCTGCCCGACCGCGGCACGGTGTTCGTCTCGGTGGCCAACCGCGACAAGCGCGCGATGATCTTCCCGGTCAAGCGGCTGGTCGACCTCGGCTTCACCGTGCTGGCCACCGAGGGCACCGCGGAGGTGCTGCGGCGCAACGGGGTCCAGAGCACGGTCGTGCGAAAGCACAGCCAGGGACCCGCGGACGGCGAAGGCACGATCGTGCAGCGCATCCTCGCCGGCGAGGTCGACATGGTCGTCAACACGCCCTCGGGCCGCGACGCGCGCGCCGACGGCTACGAGATCCGTGCCGCGACGACGAGCATGGACCGCCCGATCATCACGACGGTGCAGCAGCTCGCCGCCGCGGTGCAGGGCATCGAGTCGGCCCGCGCCACCACCATCTCCGTCCGGTCGCTGCAGGAGCACGCCCAACACCTGGCGCAGCTGCGATGA